A single genomic interval of Zunongwangia sp. HGR-M22 harbors:
- a CDS encoding RNA polymerase sigma factor — protein sequence MLQHQLIEDCKNNSRKAQLKLYNKYCEGMYYVAFRFMNDTQEAEDAMQEAFIKAFAKLHQFTGEVTFGAWLKRIVINKCLDKLKAKKLELVAMNEHVLGKTDEEDWHVNDGITVEDIKQAISELPEKYRYPLMLFLVEGYDHEEISEILNITQVASRTLVHRGKKKLQEKISNLEQQLGGIKRQTKL from the coding sequence TAAGAACAATAGCCGCAAAGCGCAGCTAAAGCTTTACAATAAATACTGTGAAGGTATGTATTACGTGGCATTTAGGTTTATGAACGATACCCAGGAGGCAGAAGATGCGATGCAGGAAGCTTTTATTAAGGCTTTTGCAAAACTGCATCAATTTACCGGAGAGGTCACTTTTGGCGCCTGGCTTAAAAGAATCGTTATAAACAAATGTCTGGATAAGCTAAAAGCAAAGAAGTTAGAGCTAGTTGCGATGAACGAGCATGTTCTTGGAAAAACCGACGAAGAAGACTGGCATGTTAACGACGGAATTACCGTTGAAGACATTAAGCAAGCGATTAGCGAGCTTCCAGAAAAGTATCGATATCCTTTAATGCTATTTTTAGTAGAAGGATATGATCATGAAGAAATTTCAGAAATACTGAATATTACTCAGGTGGCTTCCAGAACACTGGTGCACCGCGGAAAGAAAAAATTGCAGGAAAAGATTAGTAATCTTGAGCAGCAATTGGGAGGAATAAAAAGACAAACAAAATTGTAG